A genome region from Deltaproteobacteria bacterium includes the following:
- a CDS encoding extracellular solute-binding protein, with product MLDVKRNHRWALALGAALCSLFLVAGAYGADAPKNLKELVEAAKKETTIRAMWSSSSLSGGKGFSEVVAAMNKMYGTNLKPKFTPGPSMTRMIGNLTREMKAGQPASTDVVWGNSGGVLQASKVGLTRSLPWKAYLGRPMLDPEPGFDPVGPKGNALASASTLVGIMFNSDVVKGDDIPKSMHDVLDPKWKGKIASTPYAAGVREFAMDDLLGKEVMVDYTKKLAKQIGGLIRCGAVDKLTSGEFAMLVFSCGDQYVNRYAKDGVPLGYAVVKEAVVSHTRYGSVPVHSQSPAAAALFVAYLHTPEGQKWMWDRNGLDFHLYPESHQRKTLDGAKAQGAKVVVNSPQWLGSQTTYRKTRKELEKILAEGKTN from the coding sequence ATGCTAGATGTCAAACGTAACCACAGGTGGGCCTTGGCCCTGGGTGCGGCGCTCTGCTCCCTGTTCCTGGTCGCGGGGGCCTATGGGGCCGACGCTCCCAAGAACCTGAAGGAGCTGGTGGAGGCCGCCAAGAAAGAGACCACCATCAGAGCCATGTGGTCGTCGTCCAGCCTGAGCGGCGGCAAAGGCTTCTCGGAGGTCGTCGCCGCCATGAACAAGATGTACGGCACCAACCTCAAGCCGAAGTTCACCCCGGGCCCGTCCATGACCCGCATGATCGGCAATCTGACCCGTGAGATGAAAGCCGGGCAGCCCGCCAGCACGGACGTCGTTTGGGGCAACTCCGGAGGCGTGCTGCAGGCCAGCAAGGTGGGGCTGACGCGCTCGCTGCCCTGGAAGGCGTATCTCGGCCGCCCGATGCTGGACCCCGAGCCCGGTTTCGATCCCGTGGGCCCCAAGGGGAACGCGCTGGCCTCCGCCTCGACGCTCGTCGGCATCATGTTCAACTCCGACGTGGTGAAGGGCGACGACATCCCCAAGAGCATGCACGACGTCCTCGATCCCAAGTGGAAGGGCAAGATCGCCTCGACCCCTTATGCCGCGGGCGTGCGTGAGTTCGCCATGGACGACCTCCTGGGCAAGGAAGTCATGGTGGACTACACGAAGAAGCTCGCCAAGCAGATCGGCGGCCTGATCCGGTGCGGCGCGGTCGACAAGCTCACCAGCGGCGAGTTCGCCATGCTGGTGTTCAGTTGCGGCGACCAGTACGTCAACCGGTACGCCAAAGACGGAGTCCCGCTGGGTTACGCGGTGGTGAAGGAGGCGGTGGTCTCCCACACCCGCTACGGCTCCGTGCCGGTGCATTCGCAGTCTCCCGCCGCCGCCGCCCTCTTCGTGGCGTACCTGCACACGCCGGAAGGCCAGAAGTGGATGTGGGACAGGAACGGCCTGGACTTCCACCTCTATCCCGAGTCCCACCAGCGCAAGACGCTCGATGGGGCCAAGGCCCAGGGCGCCAAGGTGGTGGTCAACTCACCGCAATGGCTGGGGAGCCAGACCACGTATCGCAAGACCCGCAAGGAACTCGAGAAGATCCTGGCGGAAGGCAAGACCAACTAG